tggctgtccgtctgttcaagcacggcttataacggcggccctctgcatcatatgtatatattatatattgtactgtgaattaagtcattattggccatataaacattttgtatgttatttaacgtttcatttgtctttacatacaaaatatgacttactatgtaatatgtcaaaaattttcagaattgtatttgtgtaattgaacctgcctttgttatttttgttattctgaaagaaaatatgaaatgcagaaaataaaatcttttcaaacaatttaTTTTACTTGTTATGATTTTTGTTGATTTCACAAATTTATAAAGACTAAATAGCAACAATGTCCCATTTTAGTGCTTGTGTCAGAATGGTTTTTATCATCTCGCCATTGTTTCTCAGTCCCATTTTCCAAATGGATGAGTAAGAGTTTGAAGGGACCTAAAAGTCTCCCTCCCTCCGCATGTCTCACATCGTTCTTTCCTTAGCGATTAGACTGACGGCGATTTTCACACCCCAACTTCCGATCATCACCAATCATATCTTGTTTGACTCCTCCCTAAGTTTCTCCcagctcctccccccccccccccactcctagCCCCTTCCCGGCAGCCGCCGATCTTTATAACTTCCCAAATCAACTTAATGCTTCCTTGGAAAGCTGATGCAGACGAGTTTTTAGGTTACCCCGAGACAAGACCGTAATCGAGTGGGCGACAGGATGCGAGAGCTCCGCCCAAACCGTTTTATTTTGGCAAATCTTTCTCGCTATTACCAGATCACCACGCAGAGCCACATTGACTCTTTCCTATTAAATTAATTTTGAGGGAGCGAGAAAAAGACAGGATAGATGCAGGgcgaaagagagacagagagagaaagaaagagggagagataacGTATCACATGTGCCTAGacgtgtgtatatatgtgtacgTTTCCTGGTCATATAGCGCTTGTTCATGCATGCGAAAAAGACTAAAAGAAAGAAACttagaaagagggagagaagagtttgacaaaaaaaaatcctcgcAATCACCAAATCGATTCGAAGAATTGTCGTATTCAGCGGGACTCTTTTTCGGAGACAGAGAGCTTTGTGATGGGAGCAGCAATGAATGTATCCATTTATCAGTGATTAGCCACGGAAGACGGCTCGTGTCTTCAGCACAGCGACATCAGCTAAGCCTGACAAGAGCTGCGAAACTGTCCACTCTTGGTCCCTCCCTATGGATAGTTTTTCTCCCTCTTGCCTTTAACTTGAAATGTCAAGACTCTCTTGGTAAAAAGgagaagaatatatatatatatatatatatatacatatatatatatgtaaccttaaatgacaaaagaaaaaaaggcgtAGCTTAGCGTAGCTTAGAATTactattcctcttactgttcctccttttagGAATAGGAAAAAGAGCacgagttgaaaaattggtctccgccgggaatcgaacccgggtccgtacgtatgtatgtatgtatgtaaaaaaaaaaaaaaaaaaaaaaaaagaaagggcggcgagacgctcgaaaatttgtgtgaagaaataaaccgttggtgaatacagcatgaactttgttgcagctttgttacttatctttatctatctatatatatatatatatatatatatatatatatatatatatatatatatatatatatttatgtatatatatatacatacgaaTACATAGATAGAGATATATAGCTAGATATGAATGCATGTATGTAATATAATCCATAGTGTTGAAGGACAGCATTAAAAGAAAGATGAAGGGGGAGACGAAATAAAATTGAGTTTAAAGAGATATTTCTACATCTACAAGTAATCAATCATGTCTGCATTCAATATTACCCTGATTGATTCTTTACTtacatgttttctttattttctcatGAACAGTgtgacagaaaagaaaacagaaaagaaaatgggaagAAGAAAGATTTCCTACTTAAGCGTAGAAAACTACGTGAGAAGAGATCTCCAAGCTGTCTCGCCATTTCTGATTAGTTAATCCCGATCAGCTTAAACGGGGCATCGCCGGAGAAGCCGAGAGGGACATCCGGTTGCCCGTCTTAATCTCATTTCTCAGCCAACGTCACGGAGCTGTATGGAGTGATTTAAAGGAAAACATACCAAGGCCCGCCGAAGACCACAAAGCTTTCGTATTTAATCGATCTTCATTTATTCGTTTTTAGCGGATATCCTACACCCTCGCACGACGCCTGATATTACCACGAGCTGACGCGGGCTCGTTGTATTTTCCATTAGTTGTTCTCTTTCAAAAATATTCCTTCTTCAAACGATCGATCAGTTAACTAGTAATCAAATTTAATTTTGTTCGAGTTTTGTTGATTGTATGACTATTTTACAGTGCAAATTTTCACTCATATATGACAATGTTGTCCTGCAAGATAAATCCGATCCGCAAAAGGGGATTTGCTTGAAGAAGATTATTATCACACActctcatcattatcattaggcCTTTCCAATTTTCTAAGCAATTATTTCTTATAATCTATGTCACAAACctgtatgtgaaaaaaaaaaaacctcccgACTATAGACTGATAAATTATACAATTGGAGATATAGAAATAATTATGgagatattacatttaggaAATTAAAACTTAATGCATTAAGCAGTATCCGTGACAGGTAAGGAAGGGTGTTGTAACTGTGTTCAGATCAGGGGAAGTATATCATTCTATGCATTACAGACCATCATGAGTGTGGTGATTATCATTGAGAAAAAGGCTGCATAGCTTTCAGTTGAGTACATACTCATTGGACATCTGAGATTGACGGATCTAGGCAAAGGTTAAGGTGAAGGTAAAGTTACGGGCTGGAAATGGTGGTTGTGAATCAGGGGAGTGTTGAAACCAGTACGTTCTGCTGGATCAAGACTGATCACGCGAACATGCGCGATTGCACACCAAAATCAGATTGACTGAAATGAATTCACCTGTTTGTGTATGaccagaaaaaggtcatttgtaataacaggcatgttggtttggATATTGCACTGAGGTAAGCATCCTTGATGTAATAATTGTTCATGACGTAATAATCCTTATTGTCTTGCTTGCCAGCACGTCGACCCGACAGCAACAAAGAGTTCATCAAAGCCTATTATTTTACAATATCAatcaatatcaaatatcaatcaGTGCATTAATCAATAAATTCAATGCCAAACAATCAAACGAATGCTTCCCAAAGTCTTAATTGACAGGTGATTCTAGACACCTGATCTACACAGGTTCGTTCTTTGTattgtgatgcgccttgaacaaggctaataccaataaagaggtccgcagcaagttatcgctctcagatcaagacatggcttcccaatcgtggtcttttgcaacgttgttgtgatggtttgggtgcgatctgccaggaatggagcggaacatttgattgtcatgatgtggtgattgggttgagtcgtgacaaattgggaccttgtccgggaaaatgaacagacaagccgttttctttcgcatgttccatgcggattgtggtgaggactctcacgtctggttgtacacgtgtgctgtaagtacgtagtgtatagcgtcgatggtgtataggctcatgtcgtatcgggcctatgtacctgcttgcatgtaggttctgttaggcctcatgcgttttggtgaggactctcacgtttggctgtacacgtttgtttttagtatgtagacaagtgtatagcgtcgatgacAGGCTTATGTATTGGGCCTGCATGTTTGCATGTTGGTTTTGACAGGCCACATGCGTTTTGGTGAAGACTCTCACGTTTGGTTGTGCAcgttgtgtataacatttatgctgcgtaggctttggcagtcattgactgtgtttgtagttttcagactacattttgtgtgaaggcctagtgcagattttggtgaggattctcacgttttgGACGTTTGTCGTTTTTGCATGAAGGTCTTCTGTAGACCGATTtgggtgaggattctcacgttcaGTTGTGTGCGTATATAGTGCATAGCGTGGGTATTGCGCATTGGGCTCGCACGTGTTTTTTAGTCGCAGACGGTCGGTCTAGCGCGTCGTGTGTAGGGCTAGTGCAGTTTGTGAGTGTGCGTAtgctggatgtgtatgtgtgggggcttgcgtacacattggctacgggtcacgccgaattttctggaagattagcctcggttaaaggctttgatatattttccttagtttgcacaatcgtgctatgtggtcgtttgtagtgagtgtgtatactcattctatgtccttagatcacatgctaatgtgatgccgtggtgttctgattgtatgcctgattcgaaggcttagggattttgatgttttctgcttatcgtagaaaatttttgcctgttctgcgcgtgtgactgggttcatgcatacatgtgtactcatatgcagtgcatttcttttgttaaggctttgtagttttgtgaggatttgtgacttcttgcaagttttgattttgatattcccacaatggctgatgtcgtgcagagctttgttgatgaacccactcaggaaggttttaataacctgaggaaggcagaactggtggaagttgctcgaattttagaaatcccgatcaaaacatcggatcgaaaagcagagatcaaggacacaatttcggagttttttaccaatactggtatttggcctgcctctttgtcagaggatgaagcagggacagatgatggtgaaattatcacacctttggtaacccctgcagaaagtgaattgaagaaaattgagatccagcttcggatgaagcagctggaagtcgaggcaaagaaaatagaactcgaaatcaagtcaatcgatgcaaaatcgaatgaaccttcttccggcagttcagcaaagtcatcaaaatttgatgcattaagGCAATCTCAGTTGGTGCCGAAATTTCGTGAAGACCGGGTAGAAGAGTTTTTCCAGCACTTTGAAAAAGTGGCTGTGAGTTTAGAATGGCCCAAGGAAGTGTGGCCGACATTGATACAGAGCTCGCTGGTAGGGAAGGCCCAAGAGGTCTATGCGTCTCTCACTATCCAAGAGTGTTCTgactatgagaatttgaagagttCCGTGTTAAGGGCGTACGAGTTGGTGCCGGAAGCCCACAGGCAACTGTTTCGGAATTATAGGAGAAGGGATGATCAGACAttcgttgattttgtgcaacacaagcagacccattttgaacactggttaaggtcgtctggtgttgatgatttccacaaactgaaagagttggtgttgttagaggaggtgaagaggtgtgttcagccagatcagcggcagtacctggaggaaagggaagtgaatggtgccaggagagctgctgtcctccttgatgagtatgtgcttacccacaagggtactttcaaactttcttcaagcaagaaaggaggccagggtgtgccaagaaaaggagctgttgctccaagcattcccaagcccgatcttgatcaaaagccgaacaaggcttgcttctattgcaagaaggacggacatgtgatgtcagcttgctggaagttgaagaagaagcgagaaaaagaggggattaGCAACCCCAAAGCATTGCCAGATGCTTTTGCTATCACTCGCACAGAACATCTGCCATCGTTTGAACGGGTGGTAGAGAATTACAGACCTTTCATATCTTCAGGGTATGTTAGTTTGACGCCTGATAGTGAGCAGGTTCAGGTTCACATTTTGAGGGATACAGGAGCATCACAGAGTCTCCTGTGTGCAAAGACATTGCCATTTTCGGTTGAATCTTCTGTGAATTCGGAAGTGTTTGTGAGGGGAGTTGAAGGTGGGAGTGTCCGAGTGCCTCTTCATAATATCGAATTGAAGAGCGATCTTGTCAGTGGCTCAGTTGTAGTAGGTATTTTGCCTACATTGCCAGTCGAAGGTGTCACCTTATTGCTCGGCAATGATATCGCTGGAGAGAAGGTTTTGCCTCACTTTCTCCCAAGTAAGACACCCGTGGTTGACGAAGCCACAGAGAAATTGGTTCAGGATATGCCTGATGTGTTTCCCTCATGTGCTGTTACCAGGTCAATGGCTCGTGAACTGgagaaagaggagcaagaggatatcttggctgatactttcttctctagacttgaagagtctaacagcagtgatgatgcacatatggaccatggtcaaatgtcagagatttctcgtcagagtctggttgaattgcagggcaaagaccctgaaatagtgCGTCTTGCACAGTCACTTGTACCTGAGGATGAGGAAGTGAATGAAACTGTGAAGTTTTACAAGAGGGATGGTATCTTGATGAGGAGGTGGCGCCCTCCTGATGCCACaagtgatgaggattttcgaGATATTCATCAAGTAGTGGTACCAAAGATGTACCGGAAGGAGATCATATCTCTTGCCCATGAAGCACCATTGGCAGGTCATTTGGGGATCAACAAAACCCAAGAGAAGGTGCTTCGATATTTCTTCTGGCCAGGTTTGCGACATGACGTCGCAGAGTTTTGTCGGTCTTGCCATGTGTGTCAGGTAGTTGGCAAGCCAAACCAGAAGATTCCCCCTGCCCCTTTAAGGCCAATTCCGGCCTTCGAAGAACCGTTTAGTCGGGTCATTGTGGATTGTGTCGGTCCTCTTCCAAGGACAAAGTCGGGTAATCAGTATTTGCTGACGATGATGTGTGCATCTACCCGCTTCCCCGAGGCAATTCCATTACGGACGATTACTGCCAAGAATGTCAGTAAAGCTCTTGTGAAGTTCTTCACAATGGTAGGACTTCCAAAGTGTGTGCAGTCAGACCAAGGGTCTAATTTCACATCCAAAATCTTCCAACAGGTGATGAGTGAGTTAGGTGTAGAATGTAGGAACTCAAGTGCTTACCATCCACAGAGCCAGGGAGCTCTTGAACGCTTTCACCAAACCTTGAAGAATATGATGCGTGTGTACTGCAGTGAGCATGAGAAAGAGTGGGATGAGGGTATTCCTCTCCTCTTGTTTGCAGTTCGAGAATCGGTCCAGGAATCTCTTGGATTCAGTCCTTTCGAGCTGGTCTTTGGACACTCAGTTCGTGGTCCCTTGAAGATCTTGCAAGAAAAGATCTTGGTTGAACCGGAGTCCAACCTATTGGACTATGTTTGTCAGTTCAAGGATAGACTTTCTTGTACTCGTGAATTAGCTGCAGGTCATCTGAAGGCAGCTCAGTCTAACATGAAGAGACTGTTTGATCGGAAGGTGAAAGAAAGGCATTTCGAGCCTGGTTCTAAGGTTCTTGTGTTGCTCCCTCTTCAAGGAGATGCCTTGAAGGCTAGATATGCAGGGCCGTATGTGGTTGAGAAAAGAGTGAGTGATGTCAATTACATCATCCTGACACCtgataggaggaagaggagaagactctgtcatgtcaacatgctaaaggagtatgttgaaaatgttgaagAGGCTAAAGAAAAGCCTGTTGCTACGGTTGGAATCGGTTGTGAAGTGGATGGTGAAGACAGTGAGagtgatgatgtggaaattccgcagttgatgttgaagaattctgaggtgttagcaaatctttctgacacattatctcatcttccaggagtagagagagctcaggtgatggatgtagtccatgagtatgaacacctcttcagtgatgtaccaggtcgtactagtgtggtggtgcatgatgttgatgtgggggactcctcccctgtcaagcaacacccatatcgtgtgaatccattgaaaatggatgttctgAGGAAGGAAGTTCAATATATGCTTGAACATGACCTTATTGAGCCTAGTAAGAGTGGATGGAGTTCTCCCTGTGTGTTGGTTCCAAAGCAGGATGGTTCTTtgcgtttctgtacggattacaGGTTGCTCAATTCGAAAACAAAGTCAGACTCGTACCCTTTGCCCCGCATCGATGATTGCATTGATCGCGTAGGGAATGCCAAATACGTCAGTAAGTTTGACCTTTTGAAGGGGTACTGGCAGGTTCCCCTCAGTGAAAGAGCGAAAGAACTGTCTGCATTCGTGACTCCTGACGGATTCTTCCAATACAAAGTGATGCCGTTCGGGATGAAGAACGCGCCCGCTACATTCCAGAGACTCATCAACACCGTCACGTCTGGCTTGGTGGGATGCGAGGCGTATCTCGACGACATCATAGTGTACAGCCATACATGGGAGGACCACCTTCTGAGAGTCAGAGCACTGTTTGACCGCTTGACCAGTGCCAACCTTACggtgaacttgaggaaatgtgagTTCGCCCGAGCAAAAGTCGTGTTCCTGGGTCACATTGTGGGACATGGTTCCGTCAAGCCTGTTGAAGCAAAGGTGGAGACGATCTTGAACTTTCCCCGCCCACAGAGTAAGCGAGAGCTGAGACGATTTCTGGGCATGACTGGCTATTATCGGAAGTTCTGCCATAATTTCGCTGATGCTGCAACACCGCTCACCAACATGTTGCGGAAAGATTCGCAGTTCGAGTGGTCAGATGACTGTCAAGTTGCTTTCAACCGGCTGAAGGCAATGCTAGCGAGTTCTCCGGTTCTTGCAGCGCCGAACTTCGACAAGCAGTTCATTCTTATGGTGGACGCGAGTgacacaggaggaggaggagccctgatgcagaaggacgacaacggagttgaccatcccgtcgcgtacatgtccagaaaattcaacaaacatcagcgacggtactccactgtcgagaaggagacgttagcgctcgtcatggctcttcgtcattttgacgtgtacctgaacactacaaagtatccagtgctggtgtacacagaccacaatccgcttgtgttcctgtcgcgaatgaggaacaaaaatggacgcctaaccagatgggcgctagtgctacaggagtacaacctcgtgatacagcacgtacgtggaaaagacaatgtcattgcaGACGCTTTGTCCCGTGGATAAGATAGAAGTACGCATATTTCCACGGATAGGACAAAAGGACACAGATGTGCTTATTATCCATAGATAATAAGACTGGTAATGActtggaaacatgaacaatacgagacaaaagaaatgtgtttccatgcatttgtaagaaaattatatttctcatgttgaagaaagagtgttattgattgctttgaaatgatgacacaaacattgtgtacactgctttaatttattctttttgttcttgtctgcagggaaaaagacagcatgttttccaaattgtcatgatttttgcaccaaaacagggcaaaatcatttcaagtgatatagcatgagttttgctatgttttatgctttataTGGTGAAGAAAGGGGTTTTTAGtaatacagcatattttgatacagggtataatgtagacattgtattaattggaactgcaaattaagttgcattgctgtttgcaaaaagcacacacaagcacacaaaagctgttgttgcatttttttcaaatgcttaaTCTGCAAGAGTTGGAATTTGTGGCATCACAGAATTGACCaattatacacattttccatagcatagatatcgactgagtgaaattatgacactatgatattcataatgttgtgaatgtgtaaggttcatgagaccatacaggtgtacagacataaccaggttatattcatgtgatatcttgtttcagaaacagagagagtataacaggtgttcataattgcattgttttgctatacgctagtcactgtacatgcatttattgtctTGAGGAACAAagctttacagtatttgaacagaagtgtcaagaaattagaaatgtagagatgtttgtcagaccaaacagttgagctgaacgcgttgttatgtcagttttcatcaaaggtcAGATTGCTACAAGCTCACCATGAAAAAATGGTTACTAAGTATAGTGAATGGAAGATTACTTCTATTATTGGTGACATACACAATAATCACAACAAAAATGTGTGAAGTTCATTATTCAAACTGCATGATTGTCAGTGTATGCAGGTTAGTTAGTGATATGTGTAGCGGTTTTTCTCAAGCATATGCACATCAAACTAAGAGAGAAGTTTGATATGTCCATACTTATGGTatattgtttcatgatacaagtacagtgtattttgttctgaACCAGCAGCATTTCTTAGACTTCGATtaggtgttgaaatgtttggccatttgatactcataagcatttcaggaaagctaaagagaatacatgtttcatgatttatgaccaagcagaaaaaaaaaaaagaagaaaagaaaacaaggaatgttgtggTTGTAAAGTTTTGCGCGTATACGCACATGCTTGTTCCGAGCAGGTAGTGGATCTATATTTAGACTTAGCCTACGCTCAAGAAAGGTTTTGATAAGGCTCATTAAGTCTGAGcttgtttatgtgaagaatccactttagtgtatgaacacacaactgtgcatttttatgtatcgtgtttcggaacatgtttgtaacgactgtttgcagtttgactggaaagttcttccataacttcccgtcttaaggggggagatgtgatgcgccttgaacaaggctaataccaataaagaggtccgcagcaagttatcgctctcagatcaagacatggcttcccaatcgtggtcttttgcaacgttgttgtgatggtttgggtgcgatctgccaggaatggagcggaacatttgattgtcatgatgtggtgattgggttgagtcgtgacagtATCAACATGAATTCCATTAACGTCGGGCAAGGTTAAGCAATATGTCGCTTTGACAACAGGTGAattgcctaaccaactgagaaaaaaaagggtCATTTGTCAAATGAGCACATGAGCTATTTACGATGGCTTATACTGTGAAGTTGTCAGAGACAGAAATATAGTGGTTTTGATCAAAATCCGATCTTGAATAAGACAGTTACGGAATCttaaagtttgatatttttgtgaacaGTGATATTGTCAAAAGCACGTATGCACTTTCGTTGAGGTAATGACGTCACTCACCAATCTCCCCTAGGTTTTGCTCATAAAATGTcaatatagtacatgtacatttagtCGATGATTCAGCAACGACAACCCTTTACCCTCCCTTAAGTCGCCACTGTCGTGCTATTGCAACACGTTTCAGAAGTGTGTTCTTTGTgattcatttcaacaacaaaaaaagtaataataaacgTAGAATTGAATGTATAGGTCATTGGGGAACTAGAGaaccaatgacatcatcaccttattTGCATAACTATGTGAGTACGGCGTGGAATTGCGTTTTAAGTCATAAGGAGGTATAGGTTTTATTGTGCACAATGACATCGTGTGAGCCATGTTTCGAAAACTTTTCGAGACGCCATTGTGCAAAATAGCGAAATTGCTCTTGGTCTACGTGACTGAAAGAACGAAAAACAACTAGAATTCACTCATTCTTCACATTGCGTTGTTTtactcattttgtttgtttggtcgaAAGGGTTGTGGATCACACGAGACTTCTAACCACATAGACAATGCAAGGAAACACATTTATCCATGATCCCCACCAGACGAAATCTGACGTGAGGAGTGCTGAAATTTATTGGGCGGGTTGAAATTATAAGCGTAGAACGATGACCTTTAGAGAAAATTACGGAGGGAGAACAGgataaatagtaaaaaaaaaaataataataataacaaaataaaaaaataataataataataataaattctaattctaattcttaAGGATGGTAGATGTGATACGTGAATTAATTTCTGAAGATGCCTACCCCACCCACGTCTACACGTCTACAAAGAAGAAAATCGACGGAAGCGTTAGCAAAGATGGAGTTTGCATACTGTATAGAGTAAATGaatttatcatgattatgattccATTTACCCACAACTTTTATAGTTACACTTTCAAGTTGCATACCAATATCTACGTTTCATCATAATGCAAGATCAATTAAGTCTACTTATATTTTTTTGAGACATTGTCTGTCAATTTTCATTGCTTTATAATATTTGTCTTCTCCTGCTGTTGATAAatattttgtcaatattttgttgtaaaaTATTAACTATTATTTATAGAAAATGTAGAAATAAAGTCATTCTGAAATATGGAAGTAAATCAGCCAAACCAATACTCGCAAATTATTCCTTCACTGCAGAGCTATCTGTATGAAGAAAATTACTAAGATAAATTTGTCCTGTGAATATTGTAACATGGTATGAATTTGTAATTAGCTTATTTGAGCCATCATAAAATCGACATGATAACGTGACTGGAAACAACAATTACTCTCTTTACGAGAATTGTGCCGAAATTTTCATTAGATTTTCATCCTTCCATGATCTGTATTCAGGAAAAGCCGCCATTCCATTGACGAATCATTAATTTTCAGTCTGCAATGGGATCTTTACGAAAACGTTATTGATGTTTCTATTGATGAGCCAACATAATAGGTCGTATTTTTATTAAAGAACGTATTAAACGAATAATACAGGAGTCATGAACGTTTCAGACTACATACACGCTGTCGGTTTTTCTGTTGGtcattgacataattatgataacctCCTATATGAATTTTGTCCcccagcccccctccccccccccccctttgcccCTCCCTACAGAAAGGAGTGCAGCAAGGGAGAACAGCAAACTTGGCTAGGCGATTTTCCTTATTCGAACAAtttccgcaaaaaaaaaaataagaacaactTTACAACGATGGCAGCCCTCTTGTGGTTGCCAACTTG
The DNA window shown above is from Diadema setosum chromosome 14, eeDiaSeto1, whole genome shotgun sequence and carries:
- the LOC140238193 gene encoding uncharacterized protein produces the protein MYRKEIISLAHEAPLAGHLGINKTQEKVLRYFFWPGLRHDVAEFCRSCHVCQVVGKPNQKIPPAPLRPIPAFEEPFSRVIVDCVGPLPRTKSGNQYLLTMMCASTRFPEAIPLRTITAKNVSKALVKFFTMVGLPKCVQSDQGSNFTSKIFQQVMSELGVECRNSSAYHPQSQGALERFHQTLKNMMRVYCSEHEKEWDEGIPLLLFAVRESVQESLGFSPFELVFGHSVRGPLKILQEKILVEPESNLLDYVCQFKDRLSCTRELAAGHLKAAQSNMKRLFDRKVKERHFEPGSKVLVLLPLQGDALKARYAGPYVVEKRDGSLRFCTDYRLLNSKTKSDSYPLPRIDDCIDRVGNAKYVSKFDLLKGYWQVPLSERAKELSAFVTPDGFFQYKVMPFGMKNAPATFQRLINTVTSGLVGCEAYLDDIIVYSHTWEDHLLRVRALFDRLTSANLTVNLRKCEFARAKVVFLGHIVGHGSVKPVEAKVETILNFPRPQSKRELRRFLGMTGYYRKFCHNFADAATPLTNMLRKDSQFEWSDDCQVAFNRLKAMLASSPVLAAPNFDKQFILMVDASNAPNFLASFSAYPSETSRLRVCLPIGTL